A DNA window from Patagioenas fasciata isolate bPatFas1 chromosome 1, bPatFas1.hap1, whole genome shotgun sequence contains the following coding sequences:
- the RCSD1 gene encoding capZ-interacting protein has product MENRPAETNSEVDKSASPSVAQLAGKFKEQAANITGKEVPPHKPTRRKPPCSLPLYSHKTETSDNDEQKRSPNACPVPKVKVKSSPMIEKLQANLAFAPAALLPGASPKSPGLKALVSPFSTPPSTPSSPGIQSQPSEVSETPVSFDQPPEGTQLQFYNKVRTRGSIKRRPPSRRFRRSLSEYGDGEDLGVNISSPENGAKEDGDEVFGPKGKTEEAETGSKEQKKQMGSDEKPASRKGSSRSEDEEKGGKQAEEMTPCKSNTGDTKEDKVCHGVPGEENSAQPPSGDKEEKVCEGPQGEEQQGTACEQEREDKAKEEAEAEAKETGESTVRTSDIEETPLAPEPLQDAVDLGTASEEASVSATQDQNTA; this is encoded by the exons AACAGGCCAGCAGAGACCAACTCAGAGGTGGACAAGTCGGCATCACCCTCAGTGGCTCAGCTAGCAGGGAAATTCAAAGAGCAAGCAGCCAATATCACCGGAAAAGAG GTACCACCACATAAGCCAACTCGGAGGAAACCACCATGCTCCCTTCCATTGTATTCCCACAAAACTGAGACAAGTGACAATGATGAGCAA aagCGGTCTCCAAATGCTTGCCCCGTTCCCAAGGTCAAGGTGAAAAGCTCTCCCATGATTGAAAAGCTGCAG GCCAATCTGGCTTTTGCTCCTGCTGCTCTGTTGCCGGGAGCATCTCCCAAAAGCCCTGGTCTGAAAGCCCTGGTCTCCCCATTCAGCACACCTCCCTCAACACCCAGCAGCCCAGGGATTCAGTCCCAGCCCAGTGAAGTGAGCGAGACACCGGTCAGCTTTGATCAACCCCCAGAAGGCACTCAGCTGCAATTCTACAACAAG GTGCGGACGCGGGGATCGATAAAGCGCAGGCCTCCCTCCAGGAGGTTCCGAAGATCTCTGTCCGAGTATGGAGACGGGGAAGATTTAGGGGTAAACATCTCCTCTCCAGAAAATGGTGCCAAGGAAGATGGGGATGAGGTGTTTGGGCCCAAGGGGAAGACAGAGGAGGCAGAAACAGGGAGCAAAGAGCAAAAGAAACAGATGGGGTCTGATGAGAAACCCGCATCAAGGAAAGGATCAAGCAGatcagaagatgaagaaaaagggggaaaacaggCAGAGGAAATGACCCCTTGCAAGAGTAACACAGGGGACACAAAAGAGGATAAGGTGTGTCATGGTGTCCCAGGGGAAGAGAACTCTGCCCAGCCTccctctggagacaaggaggagaaGGTGTGTGAGGGTCCCCAGGGAGAAGAGCAGCAAGGCACTGCCTGTGAACAAGAGAGGGAGGACAAGGCGAAGGAAGAAGCTGAAGCTGAAGCAAAGGAGACTGGTGAGAGCACAGTGAGAACATCAGACATTGAAGAAACGCCATTGGCACCTGAGCCACTGCAAGATGCAGTGGACTTAGGGACTGCCAGTGAGGAGGCTTCAGTGTCAGCCACACAGGACCAGAACACAGCGTAA